One genomic segment of Synchiropus splendidus isolate RoL2022-P1 chromosome 16, RoL_Sspl_1.0, whole genome shotgun sequence includes these proteins:
- the rab11fip5a gene encoding uncharacterized protein rab11fip5a isoform X4 — MYDLVMKDKSGSTFGKLKERIKGKKRSSEEDSSSAILPGGYGSLYRMRQRLPSDGGGEEDYEDDEGGEARRSKMRTFFLRGKLRKSSDTRSSTSLGSESSESSSRGGSLSPTAGISVVVSDLSNSPSNSSNLTADNSPEHVGDPSSLHCEFGDDTSEITIAVPELPPCVNGSHVDSVQPVDPGAGVRQGSLGLGLLQKSLPISTSLQNLSPRSLTDLPKGAAGDGRRWSFDRPGDEEKAAIAAALGRREEDASSRQIPLLRIPSYSSVKEAESQEKEQSNPTEVKHRGWFGSKDSKPSLVVSPKLDHSTEPPPFGHAVDLVAPLYHTNPFCSSQATPPPPLSTCNPFFLLLQQNPFYEDINRTQSLKPALPPLPFLSSARPPITQLFPQASNTNPSLIPDSSSIQPIPGCDVEGDEASNASPKEEKPLSNLSDLFVKEQDLDESFDTFAAGRLYSPQQTRLDCQEKTADILAKVEPVTDQKMNPFLSTLPDSSVGAHKGSNLPQLDLCSFGLDTIPEDESFENNNEMPNSPEELIPKSSTNTSTNTNKLSSRSPDPSSSGLGSSSEEDFLSCNSSYSASDKVSACSSDEGLDFSSGSAPESAVIRPINKSELEEETSDRSHEWSSSDGLQSTVIHSPANDEKAVVEPTQESISSQPAVIPEGDNTEVGHSVSISSVDSPDPLPELPVSSEPHTLQESIILPRFDNAEEEKRTPPQRQGSPGPALDSDLFSNHPSFITTSSPDAKHQDSPLESTALESSSNPPVMFLEFPTVPGPDLDTSLLHTQTSEHSSALQSLYISTDSQNFHSCHSNPFTSSFDGPEGLNSANSTLCGELSQMVDGTDFGQSSTASEIIHPSESPAVSVNQDEASQISLENVPQEPSSSWNPFAGMLSESFDKPSVILDMNIWGTPSEEKQQPEDFEITLDSKETSVEITNDSATQDPTPDFSSFGDTLTQSVDEKPLGVQNKDLPAEPSVEMQQSESMDQTETPEPSLKITDDLFSQEPPATSYTLDTSLAKSVEDIFDDELRAAAAGDNQESESLDIDVVQAETSPKPTDTNDLLPQEPAASLNTSVGQTLTESVAEKPWVVDTEDPWGRSDGEIQLSENFGMALDRKEKSGPSLFEATSDLGPDKSSNLADSFTEPFKEPWSVFDNDPWRSPNEGSDSFGIATEQRNASYFTAAGLFPQEPAASTKSSADLFATSAIENPWGIQDDDPWSVLDNAAVEPKETPQSFIMLNDIIPLDVSTTTSVGGAGSESALDDPWGIQDGDPWSVPAGEIQRSVSFGFSTDASLTSWPSVMHTKDFSATSTNLNDWTESVESPWGVRDDTQTGKARHRSQSVGTLPASLHKEVAPFFEFDSVMLQDPSSSQPDLPSLTSFAPSFIPENGSFSLPSNSNTSARSPPDIVGPPVPALAIAQEVEQQQQEANQRTSPHPVKPLTSATLGEEKRGEGRSVLEKLKSTISPGKNSHLSELEPERRKSLTGGAGSYYHLTHSELVALLVQREAELEKQKKEFQQQKTLLAKREVELKRLKPQVRDLEDYIDTLLVRIMEQKPTLLQVRTKLK; from the exons ATGTACGACCTTGTCATGAAGGACAAGAGCGGCTCCACCTTCGGCAAGCTGAAGGAGCGCATTAAGGGGAAGAAGAGGTCGAGCGAGGAGGACTCGTCGTCCGCCATCTTGCCCGGTGGCTACGGCTCTCTCTACCGCATGCGCCAGCGGCTGCCCAGCGACGGGGGCGGGGAGGAGGACTATGAGGACGACGAAGGTGGGGAGGCCCGGCGCAGTAAGATGAGAACTTTTTTCCTGAGAGGGAAGCTGAGGAAGTCGTCAGACACTCGGTCCAGTACGTCGCTGGGCTCAGAGAGCAGCGAGTCCTCGTCACGAGGGGGCAGCTTGAGTCCCACAGCTGGGATAAGTGTGGTGGTCTCCGATCTGTCCAACTCCCCGAGCAACAGCAGCAATCTGACGGCGGACAACAGCCCGG AGCACGTCGGAGATCCGTCGTCTCTCCACTGTGAGTTCGGCGACGACACCAGTGAGATCACCATAGCAGTGCCTGAGCTCCCGCCGTGCGTTAATGGAAGCCATGTGGACAGTGTCCAGCCTGTAGACCCCGGCGCAGGAGTCCGCCAAGGATCTTTAGGCCTGGGACTGTTGCAGAAGTCTCTGCCCATATCCACGTCACTCCAGAACCTTAGCCCCAGATCGCTCACGGACCTGCCCAAAGGTGCAGCAGGAGACGGGCGTCGCTGGTCCTTTGATAGACCAGGTGATGAGGAAAAGGCAGCCATAGCAGCGGCGCTGGGAAGAAGGGAAGAGGACGCCAGCTCCAGACAGATTCCTCTGCTCAGGATCCCTTCCTACTCCTCTGTGAAGGAGGCGGAAAGTCAAGAGAAGGAACAGTCAAACCCCACGGAGGTGAAGCACAGGGGATGGTTCGGGTCCAAGGACAGCAAACCTAG CCTGGTGGTGTCACCTAAACTAGATCACAGCACTGAACCTCCCCCCTTTGGTCACGCTGTAGATTTGGTGGCCCCCCTGTACCACACTAACCCTTTCTGTAGCTCACAGGccactcctcctccccctctgtcCACCTGCAACCCTTTCTTCCTGCTCCTTCAGCAGAACCCGTTCTATGAAGACATAAACAGAACTCAGTCACTAAAGCCTGCGTTGCCTCCTCTCCCTTTTCTCTCCAGTGCCCGCCCCCCTATTACGCAACTCTTCCCGCAGGCCAGTAACACTAATCCCTCCCTGATTCCTGACAGCTCGAGCATTCAGCCAATCCCAGGATGTGATGTGGAAGGAGATGAGGCTTCAAATGCTTCCCCTAAAGAAGAGAAACCACTCAGCAACCTGTCCGACCTGTTTGTTAAGGAACAAGACTTGGATGAATCATTTGACACGTTTGCCGCTGGAAGACTTTACTCCCCTCAACAGACGAGACTAGATTGTCAGGAAAAAACAGCAGACATTTTAGCAAAGGTAGAACCCGTAACAGATCAAAAAATGAATCCTTTTTTAAGCACTCTCCCAGACTCCTCAGTTGGAGCCCACAAAGGCTCAAACCTTCCTCAACTCGACTTGTGTTCATTTGGCCTTGACACAATTCCTGAGGATGAAAGCTTTGAGAACAACAATGAAATGCCCAACTCACCTGAAGAGTTAATCCCTAAGAGCAGCACTAATACTTCAACCAACACTAATAAGCTTAGCAGCAGATCCCCAGACCCCAGTTCCTCTGGTCTCGGAAGCTCCTCGGAGGAAGATTTCCTCTCCTGCAACTCTTCTTATTCGGCATCCGACAAAGTGTCTGCTTGCTCATCGGACGAGGGTCTGGAtttttcctctggctcagctcctgAATCAGCTGTAATCCGTCCCATAAACAAGTCCGAGTTGGAGGAGGAGACCAGTGACAGATCTCACGAGTGGTCTTCATCTGATGGACTGCAGTCTACGGTTATTCACAGCCCGGCGAATGATGAAAAGGCCGTTGTAGAGCCTACCCAAGAGTCCATTTCATCCCAACCTGCTGTCATTCCTGAAGGGGACAACACTGAAGTGGGACATTCAGTAAGCATCTCCAGTGTTGATTCTCCGGACCCACTGCCTGAACTCCCTGTTTCTTCAGAGCCACATACTCTACAGGAGTCTATTATCTTGCCAAGGTTTGACAATGCCGAGGAGGAGAAGCGTACACCTCCACAGCGACAGGGTTCCCCAGGACCAGCTCTAGATAGTGACCTCTTTTCCAACCATCCGTCCTTCATCACAACATCCTCCCCTGATGCTAAACATCAAGATTCGCCCTTGGAAAGCACGGCGCTGGAGAGCAGTTCCAACCCGCCAGTGATGTTTCTTGAATTTCCAACTGTCCCTGGTCCTGATCTGGACACCTCACTCTTGCACACTCAGACATCCGAACATAGCAGTGCTCTCCAGAGTCTATACATCAGCACAGACTCACAGAATTTCCACAGCTGCCACTCAAATCCCTTCACCAGCAGTTTTGACGGACCCGAGGGCCTGAACTCTGCTAACTCAACACTCTGtggtgagctgagccagatgGTTGATGGGACCGACTTTGGCCAAAGCAGTACTGCTTCAGAGATCATCCATCCTTCAGAGAGCCCTGCTGTTTCTGTGAACCAAGATGAAGCTTCTCagataagtttggaaaatgtACCTCAGGAACCCTCATCCTCATGGAACCCTTTTGCTGGTATGTTGTCCGAATCATTTGATAAACCTTCCGTCATTCTGGATATGAACATATGGGGAACGCCTAGTGAGGAAAAGCAACAACCTGAGGACTTTGAAATCACACTAGACTCAAAAGAAACAAGTGTCGAGATCACCAACGACTCGGCTACACAAGACCCTACTCCTGATTTCAGTAGTTTTGGAGATACATTAACACAATCTGTTGACGAAAAACCACTGGGTGTTCAGAACAAGGACCTGCCGGCAGAACCTTCTGTAGAAATGCAACAATCCGAGAGCATGGACCAAACAGAAACTCCTGAACCAAGTTTAAAGATTACAGATGACTTGTTCTCGCAAGAACCTCCTGCAACGTCATACACTTTAGATACTTCACTGGCGAAATCAGTTGAAGATATTTTCGATGACGAGCTAAGGGCAGCCGCTGCTGGAGATAACCAGGAATCTGAGAGTTTGGACATTGATGTTGTCCAAGCAGAAACTTCTCCTAAACCAACTGACACTAATGACTTACTTCCACAAGAACCAGCTGCCTCTTTGAACACTTCAGTAGGTCAGACCTTAACTGAATCAGTTGCTGAAAAACCTTGGGTTGTTGATACTGAAGACCCATGGGGAAGGTCAGATGGAGAAATCCAACTATCTGAGAACTTTGGCATGGCTTTGGACCGGAAGGAAAAGTCTGGGCCGAGTTTGTTTGAGGCCACCAGCGACTTGGGTCCTGATAAGTCTTCAAATTTGGCTGATTCATTTACAGAACCATTTAAAGAACCTTGGAGCGTTTTCGACAACGACCCTTGGAGATCACCTAATGAAGGAAGTGACAGCTTCGGTATTGCCACAGAGCAAAGAAACGCAAGCTATTTCACAGCAGCTGGTTTATTTCCACAAGAACCAGCTGCCTCGACGAAGAGTTCAGCCGATTTGTTCGCGACATCAGCTATTGAAAATCCATGGGGCATTCAAGACGATGACCCGTGGAGCGTGCTAGACAACGCTGCCGTGGAGCCGAAAGAAACCCCTCAAAGTTTCATTATGCTCAATGACATTATCCCTCTTGACGTTTCTACAACCACCAGTGTAGGTGGCGCAGGGTCAGAATCAGCATTGGATGACCCGTGGGGTATCCAAGATGGTGACCCGTGGAGTGTGCCTGCTGGGGAAATCCAGCGGTCTGTGAGCTTTGGATTTTCCACGGACGCGTCACTAACCTCTTGGCCCAGTGTAATGCACACCAAAGATTTTTCTGCCACGTCAACAAACCTAAACGACTGGACGGAATCGGTTGAAAGTCCTTGGGGCGTCCGAGACGACACGCAGACAGGGAAGGCTCGACACCGCTCCCAGTCTGTCGGAACACTACCAGCCAGCCTGCACAAGGAAGTCGCTCCCTTCTTTGAGTTTGACTCCGTCATGCTCCAGGATCCGTCCTCCTCCCAGCCTGACCTCCCCTCTCTAACCTCTTTTGCTCCTTCTTTCATCCCTGAAAACGGTAGTTTCTCCCTTCCCTCCAATTCTAACACCTCAGCGAGGTCACCACCTGACATTGTCGGACCTCCAGTGCCAGCTCTCGCCATTGCACAGGAagtagagcagcagcagcaggaagccaaTCAGCGGACGAG CCCTCATCCTGTGAAGCCCCTCACGTCTGCCACGCTGGGTGAAGAGAAGCGCGGAGAGGGGAGGTCCGTTCTGGAGAAGCTCAAGTCCACCATCAGTCCTGGGAAGAACAGCCACCTCAGCGAGCTGGAGCCGGAGAGGAGGAAG TCTCTGACAGGAGGAGCGGGATCCTACTACCACCTGACCCACAGCGAACTGGTGGCCCTGCTGGTGCAGCGGGAGGCGGagctggagaagcagaagaaggagttccagcagcagaaaaCCCTCCTGGCCAAACGGGAGGTGGAGCTGAAGAGGCTGAAGCCGCAGGTGCGGGACCTGGAGGACTACATCGACACGCTGCTGGTGCGCATCATGGAGCAGAAGCCCacgctgctgcaggtgcgcacCAAGCTCAAGTGA
- the rab11fip5a gene encoding uncharacterized protein rab11fip5a isoform X1 — protein MSSLNEEPKWVPTHVQVTVLRGRGLRGKGKHGTSDVYTIIQLGKEKYSTCVVEKTTEPEWREECSFELQPGALEKSSGRSGPAAGGCQLILTVMHRAVMGLDVFLGQALIQLEKIFHDTRCVKNEWYRLNSKTGKKEKERGDIQVTVQFTRNNLTASMYDLVMKDKSGSTFGKLKERIKGKKRSSEEDSSSAILPGGYGSLYRMRQRLPSDGGGEEDYEDDEGGEARRSKMRTFFLRGKLRKSSDTRSSTSLGSESSESSSRGGSLSPTAGISVVVSDLSNSPSNSSNLTADNSPEHVGDPSSLHCEFGDDTSEITIAVPELPPCVNGSHVDSVQPVDPGAGVRQGSLGLGLLQKSLPISTSLQNLSPRSLTDLPKGAAGDGRRWSFDRPGDEEKAAIAAALGRREEDASSRQIPLLRIPSYSSVKEAESQEKEQSNPTEVKHRGWFGSKDSKPSLVVSPKLDHSTEPPPFGHAVDLVAPLYHTNPFCSSQATPPPPLSTCNPFFLLLQQNPFYEDINRTQSLKPALPPLPFLSSARPPITQLFPQASNTNPSLIPDSSSIQPIPGCDVEGDEASNASPKEEKPLSNLSDLFVKEQDLDESFDTFAAGRLYSPQQTRLDCQEKTADILAKVEPVTDQKMNPFLSTLPDSSVGAHKGSNLPQLDLCSFGLDTIPEDESFENNNEMPNSPEELIPKSSTNTSTNTNKLSSRSPDPSSSGLGSSSEEDFLSCNSSYSASDKVSACSSDEGLDFSSGSAPESAVIRPINKSELEEETSDRSHEWSSSDGLQSTVIHSPANDEKAVVEPTQESISSQPAVIPEGDNTEVGHSVSISSVDSPDPLPELPVSSEPHTLQESIILPRFDNAEEEKRTPPQRQGSPGPALDSDLFSNHPSFITTSSPDAKHQDSPLESTALESSSNPPVMFLEFPTVPGPDLDTSLLHTQTSEHSSALQSLYISTDSQNFHSCHSNPFTSSFDGPEGLNSANSTLCGELSQMVDGTDFGQSSTASEIIHPSESPAVSVNQDEASQISLENVPQEPSSSWNPFAGMLSESFDKPSVILDMNIWGTPSEEKQQPEDFEITLDSKETSVEITNDSATQDPTPDFSSFGDTLTQSVDEKPLGVQNKDLPAEPSVEMQQSESMDQTETPEPSLKITDDLFSQEPPATSYTLDTSLAKSVEDIFDDELRAAAAGDNQESESLDIDVVQAETSPKPTDTNDLLPQEPAASLNTSVGQTLTESVAEKPWVVDTEDPWGRSDGEIQLSENFGMALDRKEKSGPSLFEATSDLGPDKSSNLADSFTEPFKEPWSVFDNDPWRSPNEGSDSFGIATEQRNASYFTAAGLFPQEPAASTKSSADLFATSAIENPWGIQDDDPWSVLDNAAVEPKETPQSFIMLNDIIPLDVSTTTSVGGAGSESALDDPWGIQDGDPWSVPAGEIQRSVSFGFSTDASLTSWPSVMHTKDFSATSTNLNDWTESVESPWGVRDDTQTGKARHRSQSVGTLPASLHKEVAPFFEFDSVMLQDPSSSQPDLPSLTSFAPSFIPENGSFSLPSNSNTSARSPPDIVGPPVPALAIAQEVEQQQQEANQRTSPHPVKPLTSATLGEEKRGEGRSVLEKLKSTISPGKNSHLSELEPERRKSLTGGAGSYYHLTHSELVALLVQREAELEKQKKEFQQQKTLLAKREVELKRLKPQVRDLEDYIDTLLVRIMEQKPTLLQVRTKLK, from the exons ATGTCCTCGCTAAACGAGGAACCGAAGTGGGTCCCGACTCATGTGCAGGTGACGGTGCTGCGGGGCAGGGGACTGCGCGGCAAGGGCAAGCACGGCACCAGCGACGTGTACACCATCATCCAGCTGGGGAAGGAGAAATACTCCACCTGCGTGGTGGAGAAGACCACGGAGCCGGAGTGGAGGGAGGAGTGCTCCTTCGAGCTGCAGCCCGGCGCGCTGGAGAAGAGCAGCGGGAGGAGCGGACCAGCGGCCGGCGGCTGCCAGTTGATACTCACCGTCATGCACCGGGCGGTCATGGGTCTGGACGTCTTCCTCGGCCAGGCGCTCATCCAGCTGGAGAAGATCTTCCACGACACCAGATGCGTGAAAAACGA ATGGTACAGACTGAACTCAAAGACggggaagaaggagaaggaacgAGGAGACATTCAAGTCACCGTTCAGTTCACCCGGAACAACCTGACAGCCAGCATGTACGACCTTGTCATGAAGGACAAGAGCGGCTCCACCTTCGGCAAGCTGAAGGAGCGCATTAAGGGGAAGAAGAGGTCGAGCGAGGAGGACTCGTCGTCCGCCATCTTGCCCGGTGGCTACGGCTCTCTCTACCGCATGCGCCAGCGGCTGCCCAGCGACGGGGGCGGGGAGGAGGACTATGAGGACGACGAAGGTGGGGAGGCCCGGCGCAGTAAGATGAGAACTTTTTTCCTGAGAGGGAAGCTGAGGAAGTCGTCAGACACTCGGTCCAGTACGTCGCTGGGCTCAGAGAGCAGCGAGTCCTCGTCACGAGGGGGCAGCTTGAGTCCCACAGCTGGGATAAGTGTGGTGGTCTCCGATCTGTCCAACTCCCCGAGCAACAGCAGCAATCTGACGGCGGACAACAGCCCGG AGCACGTCGGAGATCCGTCGTCTCTCCACTGTGAGTTCGGCGACGACACCAGTGAGATCACCATAGCAGTGCCTGAGCTCCCGCCGTGCGTTAATGGAAGCCATGTGGACAGTGTCCAGCCTGTAGACCCCGGCGCAGGAGTCCGCCAAGGATCTTTAGGCCTGGGACTGTTGCAGAAGTCTCTGCCCATATCCACGTCACTCCAGAACCTTAGCCCCAGATCGCTCACGGACCTGCCCAAAGGTGCAGCAGGAGACGGGCGTCGCTGGTCCTTTGATAGACCAGGTGATGAGGAAAAGGCAGCCATAGCAGCGGCGCTGGGAAGAAGGGAAGAGGACGCCAGCTCCAGACAGATTCCTCTGCTCAGGATCCCTTCCTACTCCTCTGTGAAGGAGGCGGAAAGTCAAGAGAAGGAACAGTCAAACCCCACGGAGGTGAAGCACAGGGGATGGTTCGGGTCCAAGGACAGCAAACCTAG CCTGGTGGTGTCACCTAAACTAGATCACAGCACTGAACCTCCCCCCTTTGGTCACGCTGTAGATTTGGTGGCCCCCCTGTACCACACTAACCCTTTCTGTAGCTCACAGGccactcctcctccccctctgtcCACCTGCAACCCTTTCTTCCTGCTCCTTCAGCAGAACCCGTTCTATGAAGACATAAACAGAACTCAGTCACTAAAGCCTGCGTTGCCTCCTCTCCCTTTTCTCTCCAGTGCCCGCCCCCCTATTACGCAACTCTTCCCGCAGGCCAGTAACACTAATCCCTCCCTGATTCCTGACAGCTCGAGCATTCAGCCAATCCCAGGATGTGATGTGGAAGGAGATGAGGCTTCAAATGCTTCCCCTAAAGAAGAGAAACCACTCAGCAACCTGTCCGACCTGTTTGTTAAGGAACAAGACTTGGATGAATCATTTGACACGTTTGCCGCTGGAAGACTTTACTCCCCTCAACAGACGAGACTAGATTGTCAGGAAAAAACAGCAGACATTTTAGCAAAGGTAGAACCCGTAACAGATCAAAAAATGAATCCTTTTTTAAGCACTCTCCCAGACTCCTCAGTTGGAGCCCACAAAGGCTCAAACCTTCCTCAACTCGACTTGTGTTCATTTGGCCTTGACACAATTCCTGAGGATGAAAGCTTTGAGAACAACAATGAAATGCCCAACTCACCTGAAGAGTTAATCCCTAAGAGCAGCACTAATACTTCAACCAACACTAATAAGCTTAGCAGCAGATCCCCAGACCCCAGTTCCTCTGGTCTCGGAAGCTCCTCGGAGGAAGATTTCCTCTCCTGCAACTCTTCTTATTCGGCATCCGACAAAGTGTCTGCTTGCTCATCGGACGAGGGTCTGGAtttttcctctggctcagctcctgAATCAGCTGTAATCCGTCCCATAAACAAGTCCGAGTTGGAGGAGGAGACCAGTGACAGATCTCACGAGTGGTCTTCATCTGATGGACTGCAGTCTACGGTTATTCACAGCCCGGCGAATGATGAAAAGGCCGTTGTAGAGCCTACCCAAGAGTCCATTTCATCCCAACCTGCTGTCATTCCTGAAGGGGACAACACTGAAGTGGGACATTCAGTAAGCATCTCCAGTGTTGATTCTCCGGACCCACTGCCTGAACTCCCTGTTTCTTCAGAGCCACATACTCTACAGGAGTCTATTATCTTGCCAAGGTTTGACAATGCCGAGGAGGAGAAGCGTACACCTCCACAGCGACAGGGTTCCCCAGGACCAGCTCTAGATAGTGACCTCTTTTCCAACCATCCGTCCTTCATCACAACATCCTCCCCTGATGCTAAACATCAAGATTCGCCCTTGGAAAGCACGGCGCTGGAGAGCAGTTCCAACCCGCCAGTGATGTTTCTTGAATTTCCAACTGTCCCTGGTCCTGATCTGGACACCTCACTCTTGCACACTCAGACATCCGAACATAGCAGTGCTCTCCAGAGTCTATACATCAGCACAGACTCACAGAATTTCCACAGCTGCCACTCAAATCCCTTCACCAGCAGTTTTGACGGACCCGAGGGCCTGAACTCTGCTAACTCAACACTCTGtggtgagctgagccagatgGTTGATGGGACCGACTTTGGCCAAAGCAGTACTGCTTCAGAGATCATCCATCCTTCAGAGAGCCCTGCTGTTTCTGTGAACCAAGATGAAGCTTCTCagataagtttggaaaatgtACCTCAGGAACCCTCATCCTCATGGAACCCTTTTGCTGGTATGTTGTCCGAATCATTTGATAAACCTTCCGTCATTCTGGATATGAACATATGGGGAACGCCTAGTGAGGAAAAGCAACAACCTGAGGACTTTGAAATCACACTAGACTCAAAAGAAACAAGTGTCGAGATCACCAACGACTCGGCTACACAAGACCCTACTCCTGATTTCAGTAGTTTTGGAGATACATTAACACAATCTGTTGACGAAAAACCACTGGGTGTTCAGAACAAGGACCTGCCGGCAGAACCTTCTGTAGAAATGCAACAATCCGAGAGCATGGACCAAACAGAAACTCCTGAACCAAGTTTAAAGATTACAGATGACTTGTTCTCGCAAGAACCTCCTGCAACGTCATACACTTTAGATACTTCACTGGCGAAATCAGTTGAAGATATTTTCGATGACGAGCTAAGGGCAGCCGCTGCTGGAGATAACCAGGAATCTGAGAGTTTGGACATTGATGTTGTCCAAGCAGAAACTTCTCCTAAACCAACTGACACTAATGACTTACTTCCACAAGAACCAGCTGCCTCTTTGAACACTTCAGTAGGTCAGACCTTAACTGAATCAGTTGCTGAAAAACCTTGGGTTGTTGATACTGAAGACCCATGGGGAAGGTCAGATGGAGAAATCCAACTATCTGAGAACTTTGGCATGGCTTTGGACCGGAAGGAAAAGTCTGGGCCGAGTTTGTTTGAGGCCACCAGCGACTTGGGTCCTGATAAGTCTTCAAATTTGGCTGATTCATTTACAGAACCATTTAAAGAACCTTGGAGCGTTTTCGACAACGACCCTTGGAGATCACCTAATGAAGGAAGTGACAGCTTCGGTATTGCCACAGAGCAAAGAAACGCAAGCTATTTCACAGCAGCTGGTTTATTTCCACAAGAACCAGCTGCCTCGACGAAGAGTTCAGCCGATTTGTTCGCGACATCAGCTATTGAAAATCCATGGGGCATTCAAGACGATGACCCGTGGAGCGTGCTAGACAACGCTGCCGTGGAGCCGAAAGAAACCCCTCAAAGTTTCATTATGCTCAATGACATTATCCCTCTTGACGTTTCTACAACCACCAGTGTAGGTGGCGCAGGGTCAGAATCAGCATTGGATGACCCGTGGGGTATCCAAGATGGTGACCCGTGGAGTGTGCCTGCTGGGGAAATCCAGCGGTCTGTGAGCTTTGGATTTTCCACGGACGCGTCACTAACCTCTTGGCCCAGTGTAATGCACACCAAAGATTTTTCTGCCACGTCAACAAACCTAAACGACTGGACGGAATCGGTTGAAAGTCCTTGGGGCGTCCGAGACGACACGCAGACAGGGAAGGCTCGACACCGCTCCCAGTCTGTCGGAACACTACCAGCCAGCCTGCACAAGGAAGTCGCTCCCTTCTTTGAGTTTGACTCCGTCATGCTCCAGGATCCGTCCTCCTCCCAGCCTGACCTCCCCTCTCTAACCTCTTTTGCTCCTTCTTTCATCCCTGAAAACGGTAGTTTCTCCCTTCCCTCCAATTCTAACACCTCAGCGAGGTCACCACCTGACATTGTCGGACCTCCAGTGCCAGCTCTCGCCATTGCACAGGAagtagagcagcagcagcaggaagccaaTCAGCGGACGAG CCCTCATCCTGTGAAGCCCCTCACGTCTGCCACGCTGGGTGAAGAGAAGCGCGGAGAGGGGAGGTCCGTTCTGGAGAAGCTCAAGTCCACCATCAGTCCTGGGAAGAACAGCCACCTCAGCGAGCTGGAGCCGGAGAGGAGGAAG TCTCTGACAGGAGGAGCGGGATCCTACTACCACCTGACCCACAGCGAACTGGTGGCCCTGCTGGTGCAGCGGGAGGCGGagctggagaagcagaagaaggagttccagcagcagaaaaCCCTCCTGGCCAAACGGGAGGTGGAGCTGAAGAGGCTGAAGCCGCAGGTGCGGGACCTGGAGGACTACATCGACACGCTGCTGGTGCGCATCATGGAGCAGAAGCCCacgctgctgcaggtgcgcacCAAGCTCAAGTGA